In Parus major isolate Abel chromosome 1, Parus_major1.1, whole genome shotgun sequence, the following proteins share a genomic window:
- the POU1F1 gene encoding pituitary-specific positive transcription factor 1, producing MSCQAFASSDTFVPLNSDSSPSLPLIMHHSAAECLQVSNHATNVVSTVPSVFSLLPTRACSRVGFAAVTPGRPWPGLHYSVPSCHYGNQPSTYGVMAGIKPATPEMLSASLSQTRILQTCSMPHPNVVNGVSTLQSGLTPCLYKFPEHALSASPCALGHGFAPVPQPLLTDDPSATDFKQEFRRKSKSVEEPVDMDSPEIRELEKFANEFKLRRIKLGYTQTNVGEALAAVHGSEFSQTTICRFENLQLSFKNACKLKSILSKWLEEAEQVGALYNEKVGVNERKRKRRTTISIAAKEALERHFGEQSKPSSQEIMRMAEGLNLEKEVVRVWFCNRRQREKRVKTSLHQNAFSSIIKEHHECR from the exons ATGAGCTGCCAAGCCTTTGCTTCCTCAGACACCTTTGTGCCCTTGAATTCTGactcttctccctctctgcctctgaTAATGCATCACAGCGCTGCAGAGTGCCTGCAGGTCTCCAACCATGCCACCAATGTTGTGTCTACAG TGccatctgttttctctttgctcccGACTCGTGCGTGCTCGCGCGTTGGCTTTGCCGCGGTGACACCGGGACGCCCTTGGCCAGGCCTTCACTACTCCGTGCCCTCCTGCCACTATGGGAATCAGCCTTCCACCTATGGGGTGATGGCAG gCATCAAGCCTGCAACTCCAGAGATGCTCTCAGCAAGTCTCTCCCAGACTCGCATCTTACAGACGTGCAGCATGCCCCACCCCAACGTGGTAAATGGTGTCAGCACCTTGCAAA GTGGTCTGACCCCCTGCCTGTACAAGTTCCCCGAGCACGCTCTGAGTGCCAGCCCCTGTGCCCTGGGCCACGGCTTCGCGCCCgtgccccagcccctgctcacgGACGACCCCTCCGCCACCGACTTCAAGCAGGAGTTCCGCAGGAAAAGCAAGTCTGTGGAGGAGCCTGTGGACATGGACTCCCCCGAAATCAGGGAGCTGGAGAAATTCGCCAACGAGTTTAAGCTGCGGAGAATCAAGCTGG GTTATACACAAACCAACGTTGGAGAAGCGCTGGCTGCTGTGCATGGCTCTGAGTTCAGCCAGACGACGATTTGCCGGTTTGAGAACTTGCAGCTGAGCTTCAAGAACGCCTGCAAACTGAAATCCATCCTGTCCAAGTGGCTGGAGGAAGCTGAACAAGTGGGAG ctttGTACAATGAAAAAGTTGGAGTGAATGAACGCAAGAGGAAGCGCAGAACCACCATAAG CATTGCTGCAAAAGAAGCCCTAGAGAGGCACTTTGGAGAACAAAGCAAGCCCTCTTCTCAGGAAATTATGAGGATGGCTGAGGGGCTCAATCTTGAGAAAGAAGTCGTGAGAGTTTGGTTTTGCAACagaagacaaagggaaaaaagagtgaAGACCAGTTTACACCAGAATGCCTTCAGTTCTATTATCAAGGAGCACCATGAATGCCGGTGA